A genomic window from Lutra lutra chromosome 17, mLutLut1.2, whole genome shotgun sequence includes:
- the LOC125089650 gene encoding metallothionein-4, with product MDPGECTCMSGGICICGDNCKCTTCNCKTCRKSCCPCCPPGCAKCARGCICKGGSDKCSCCP from the exons ATGGACCCCGGGGAATGCACCTGCATGTCTG gAGGAATCTGCATCTGTGGAGACAATTGCAAATGTACAACTTGCAACTGTAAAACATGCCGAAAAA GCTGCTGTCCTTGCTGCCCCCCGGGCTGTGCCAAGTGTGCCCGGGGCTGCATCTGCAAAGGGGGCTCGGATAAGTGCAGCTGCTGCCCCTGA